A part of Rhodothermus sp. genomic DNA contains:
- the udk gene encoding uridine kinase gives MGRPVVIGIAGGSGSGKTTVLRRIIEAFGPDQIAVLEHDAYYCDLSHLPFEARVQMNFDHPDALETPLLRAHLEALLAGQPVEKPVYNFTTHTREPYTVRVEPRPVIIVEGILVLAEPALRELMDIKLFVDAPDDVRLIRRIRRDLQERGRTIEAILDQYERTVRPMHLEFVEPSKRLADVIIPGGGYNQVAIDMVIARVAALLEQHAQISR, from the coding sequence ATGGGACGACCGGTGGTGATCGGCATTGCCGGGGGATCAGGTTCTGGAAAGACCACCGTCCTGCGTCGCATCATTGAAGCCTTTGGACCAGATCAGATCGCTGTTTTAGAGCACGATGCCTATTATTGCGACCTGAGTCATCTGCCTTTTGAAGCCCGGGTTCAGATGAACTTTGATCACCCGGACGCCCTGGAAACGCCCTTGTTGCGGGCCCATCTCGAAGCCCTGCTGGCCGGCCAACCTGTCGAGAAACCTGTCTATAACTTTACCACACATACGCGCGAACCCTACACGGTGCGCGTCGAGCCCCGTCCGGTCATCATTGTAGAGGGGATTCTGGTACTGGCCGAGCCTGCCTTGCGAGAGCTCATGGATATCAAGTTGTTCGTGGATGCGCCCGACGATGTACGGTTGATTCGACGTATTCGGCGCGACCTGCAGGAGCGCGGTCGTACGATTGAGGCGATTCTGGATCAATATGAGCGGACGGTACGGCCCATGCATCTGGAGTTTGTGGAACCGTCTAAACGTCTGGCGGATGTGATCATTCCAGGAGGGGGGTACAACCAGGTTGCTATCGACATGGTCATTGCCCGCGTTGCCGCGCTGCTGGAGCAGCACGCTCAGATTTCACGGTAG
- a CDS encoding YtxH domain-containing protein: MKKTYSTGEVIRAGLLGALLGSVAGFVVGLLIAPETGGQIRRRLTYQLEQLGERLQRLGEQLLHAPAPGEARRMGEALVANARAEAENIRQDIDALLGNLRRKRTSASS, encoded by the coding sequence ATGAAAAAGACATACTCCACCGGTGAAGTAATTCGCGCCGGACTGCTGGGCGCGCTGCTTGGAAGTGTGGCTGGCTTTGTGGTGGGGCTTTTGATTGCTCCGGAGACGGGCGGTCAGATACGTCGGCGTCTTACCTATCAGCTGGAACAGCTGGGTGAGCGCTTGCAACGACTGGGGGAACAGTTGCTGCATGCGCCTGCTCCCGGCGAGGCGCGCCGGATGGGAGAGGCCCTGGTTGCCAATGCCCGTGCTGAAGCCGAAAATATTCGCCAGGATATTGATGCCCTTCTGGGCAATCTGCGCCGGAAGCGAACCTCTGCAAGCTCCTGA
- a CDS encoding inositol monophosphatase family protein, which translates to MMEPCPLYEEIRNVAARLAREAGQIVRYYAGRVTVREKGHNELVTQADEEVQHFLTEAIRRNFPEHAILAEEDLGETTHGQERTPFRWIIDPIDGTTNFTHGVPPYGISLALQHEGQTVVGVVYDVPHDELFTAVKGGGVYVNGVRARVSSTPTLREALITTGFPYREMGHLEEYLEALGRVMRAAQGVRRPGAASIDLAWVACGRFDGFFETGLSPWDVAAGVLLVEEGGGRVTDFHGRPDPTFARQLLATNGRLHEALCELVAPLHHVYA; encoded by the coding sequence ATGATGGAACCATGTCCCCTGTATGAGGAAATTCGCAATGTGGCAGCCCGCCTGGCTCGTGAGGCTGGCCAGATCGTGCGCTATTATGCCGGCCGGGTAACTGTTCGTGAAAAAGGCCACAATGAGTTAGTGACGCAGGCCGACGAAGAAGTACAGCACTTTCTGACCGAGGCGATTCGACGGAACTTCCCCGAACACGCGATACTGGCCGAAGAGGATCTGGGCGAGACGACGCACGGTCAGGAAAGAACGCCGTTTCGATGGATCATTGATCCGATCGATGGCACGACCAACTTCACACATGGAGTGCCGCCTTACGGCATCAGCCTGGCACTGCAGCATGAGGGACAGACAGTGGTTGGCGTTGTTTATGACGTGCCGCACGATGAGCTGTTTACAGCAGTGAAAGGTGGGGGCGTGTACGTCAACGGTGTGCGGGCACGCGTGAGTTCGACCCCAACGCTTCGGGAGGCGCTCATCACAACGGGTTTCCCGTATCGGGAAATGGGCCATCTGGAAGAATACCTGGAGGCGCTCGGGCGTGTGATGCGTGCAGCACAGGGTGTGCGGCGACCGGGTGCAGCTTCGATCGACCTGGCCTGGGTAGCCTGTGGACGATTTGACGGCTTTTTTGAAACAGGTCTGAGTCCCTGGGACGTGGCTGCCGGGGTGCTGTTGGTCGAAGAAGGCGGGGGACGGGTCACGGACTTTCACGGACGGCCCGATCCTACCTTTGCACGCCAGCTGCTGGCGACCAACGGGCGGTTGCATGAAGCTCTTTGCGAGCTGGTGGCGCCGTTGCACCATGTCTATGCCTGA
- a CDS encoding type III pantothenate kinase gives MIWLALDLGNSALKGGLFEKAGRLVHTFRLTERDAAQWPEQLTRALHGQKLARAAMASVVPPRTPMVQEIVHQQTGVRPVLISPDWQLPFTLAYETPHTLGTDRLAAAVAAWEIYGRPQRRPVLALLAGTALTIEVVEANGCYPGGVIAPGPMLMRQALAHGTAQLPEVPLEWPTTPIGRSTQTAIQAGLLYGFVESVRGLLQRLGKNLEPSPIVVLSGGWGTLLKTHLPDIDVHDPHLVLRGIYHLLALNPERGLP, from the coding sequence ATGATCTGGTTGGCTCTGGATCTCGGCAACAGCGCACTGAAAGGGGGCCTGTTTGAAAAAGCAGGTCGGCTGGTGCATACATTTCGCCTGACCGAGCGCGACGCAGCGCAGTGGCCAGAGCAGCTCACCCGGGCGCTGCACGGTCAGAAGCTGGCCCGAGCCGCCATGGCATCAGTCGTGCCTCCGCGTACGCCCATGGTGCAGGAGATCGTTCATCAACAGACAGGCGTGCGTCCGGTACTGATCAGCCCCGATTGGCAGTTACCCTTCACGCTGGCCTACGAAACCCCGCATACGCTGGGCACCGACCGGCTGGCAGCGGCTGTTGCTGCATGGGAAATCTACGGACGACCGCAGCGTCGTCCTGTTCTGGCCCTGCTGGCAGGGACCGCACTCACCATCGAAGTGGTCGAGGCAAACGGTTGCTACCCAGGCGGTGTCATTGCCCCCGGTCCGATGCTAATGCGCCAGGCCCTGGCGCACGGCACAGCCCAGCTTCCGGAAGTGCCGTTGGAGTGGCCGACCACACCGATCGGACGTTCTACACAAACGGCTATCCAGGCTGGATTGCTTTATGGCTTTGTTGAAAGTGTTCGTGGACTACTGCAGCGGCTGGGCAAGAACCTGGAGCCTTCCCCCATCGTCGTTCTTAGTGGCGGCTGGGGCACGCTACTGAAGACGCATCTTCCAGATATAGATGTGCATGATCCGCATCTGGTGCTCCGGGGCATTTACCATCTATTGGCGCTTAACCCTGAACGTGGCCTACCGTGA
- a CDS encoding L,D-transpeptidase family protein → MLAVWLGILLAFSSGRIATPDSGQALYYVAAERTLLHARPGEAAYLVLKRREPVQVLERVGRWWRVRTQDGAVGYVMAHDLSNVWLRVSKRQRRLFVYRGTRLVRSFPVDLGTNPFSDKKRRGSVANPDDWRTPEGVFYVAAKNARSQYYKALVLNYPTADDALRGLREGLISEAEYRAIVEAEAYFRMPPMNTALGGWIEIHGDGTGQQITWTQGCVALRNEDMDAIWPLVVIGTPVLIEP, encoded by the coding sequence ATGTTAGCGGTCTGGCTCGGTATATTGCTGGCGTTCAGCAGTGGACGGATTGCTACGCCCGATTCCGGTCAGGCCCTCTACTATGTAGCTGCCGAGCGAACGCTATTGCATGCGCGTCCTGGTGAGGCCGCGTATCTGGTATTGAAGCGGCGCGAGCCCGTGCAGGTGCTCGAACGCGTGGGGAGGTGGTGGCGCGTGCGCACGCAGGACGGGGCTGTGGGATATGTGATGGCGCACGATCTGTCGAACGTCTGGCTGCGGGTCTCCAAGCGCCAGCGGCGGCTTTTTGTGTATCGGGGAACGCGTCTGGTGCGCAGCTTTCCGGTGGATCTGGGCACGAATCCGTTTTCTGACAAAAAGCGACGGGGGAGTGTAGCCAATCCCGATGACTGGCGCACACCGGAAGGCGTCTTCTACGTTGCGGCCAAAAATGCGCGGAGTCAGTATTACAAGGCACTGGTACTGAACTATCCGACCGCCGATGATGCGCTGCGTGGCCTGCGTGAAGGATTGATCAGCGAAGCAGAGTATCGAGCGATCGTCGAGGCCGAAGCGTATTTTCGGATGCCCCCGATGAACACCGCGCTGGGCGGTTGGATCGAAATTCACGGTGACGGCACCGGCCAGCAGATCACCTGGACGCAGGGATGCGTGGCGCTTCGCAACGAAGACATGGACGCTATCTGGCCACTGGTGGTCATCGGCACGCCTGTTCTGATTGAACCATAA
- a CDS encoding HAD family hydrolase, with protein MIRLFVSDIDGCLAEPYRPFALDRFQALADLIRQAGRPGDHPSLPAFSICSGRPYPYVEAVTQVLGVQVPVLFEAGAGMFDPRAAVVRWHPNFTDELAEQVEALRRWMVAHCIPGTSLMLDIGKRTQAGMVGPNPEEILRLVPVVEEYVAAHFPAFHVFHTHISIDVVPRGFTKREGLQWLMETLGLISEEVAYIGDANGDLGALELVGYAFAPANATATVRQQVSFVMEERTIEGVLAAYRWCVHHNKQDQQKRVAS; from the coding sequence ATGATTCGCCTGTTTGTTTCCGATATTGATGGTTGTCTGGCGGAACCCTATCGGCCTTTTGCTCTGGATCGCTTTCAAGCCCTGGCCGATCTGATCCGGCAGGCCGGTCGGCCCGGTGATCATCCTTCGCTGCCGGCTTTTTCGATCTGTTCAGGACGTCCTTATCCGTACGTCGAGGCTGTCACGCAGGTACTGGGGGTCCAGGTGCCGGTGCTTTTCGAAGCAGGTGCCGGCATGTTCGATCCGCGTGCAGCGGTGGTGCGCTGGCATCCGAACTTCACCGACGAACTGGCCGAGCAGGTCGAAGCGTTACGTCGCTGGATGGTCGCACACTGTATTCCAGGCACGTCGCTGATGCTTGACATTGGCAAGCGCACGCAGGCCGGGATGGTAGGCCCCAATCCGGAGGAAATCCTGCGCCTGGTGCCCGTTGTTGAGGAATACGTGGCCGCGCATTTCCCAGCCTTTCACGTATTTCATACGCATATTTCCATCGACGTCGTCCCGCGCGGCTTCACCAAACGTGAAGGATTGCAGTGGCTCATGGAGACGCTTGGACTGATAAGCGAGGAGGTGGCTTATATAGGCGATGCGAACGGAGATCTGGGCGCGCTGGAACTTGTCGGCTACGCTTTTGCACCGGCTAACGCGACAGCAACAGTACGGCAACAGGTTTCCTTTGTCATGGAGGAGCGCACCATCGAAGGAGTGCTGGCCGCCTATCGATGGTGTGTGCATCATAACAAACAGGATCAGCAAAAGAGGGTGGCTTCGTAG
- a CDS encoding enoyl-ACP reductase, with product MAAKSYGLLEGKKGIIFGALNEQSIAWAIAEAVYREGGRFILSNAPVARRLGTLEKLAERTNSPIIWADATNNDDLMALFRQARETFGPLDFIVHSIGMGLNIRKNRPYEDLNYDWYIKTLDISAISLHRIIHCALKQEALADGASIVTLSYIGAQRTFSKYSEMGDAKALLESIVRSWGYRLGKRRIRINAISQSPTPTTAGSGIAGFDAMYEFAQRVAPLGNADARSCADYTVTLLSDLTRMVTMQTLYHDGGFSSMGISDELIETLAEPLGVAASKERQA from the coding sequence ATGGCAGCGAAAAGCTATGGATTGCTGGAAGGCAAAAAAGGGATCATTTTCGGAGCGCTGAACGAGCAGAGCATTGCCTGGGCGATTGCCGAAGCTGTATATCGTGAGGGAGGACGGTTCATTCTGTCGAACGCGCCGGTGGCTCGGCGGCTGGGCACACTCGAAAAGTTGGCCGAAAGGACCAATAGTCCGATCATCTGGGCTGACGCCACCAACAATGACGACCTGATGGCCCTCTTCCGGCAGGCTCGGGAAACGTTCGGGCCGCTGGATTTTATTGTCCATTCGATCGGAATGGGACTAAACATCCGAAAGAATCGCCCTTATGAAGACCTGAACTATGACTGGTATATCAAGACGCTTGACATTTCGGCCATCAGTCTGCACCGCATCATTCACTGTGCCCTTAAACAGGAAGCGCTGGCTGACGGGGCATCGATTGTGACGCTGAGCTATATCGGAGCGCAGCGTACGTTTTCAAAGTATTCGGAAATGGGGGATGCCAAGGCGTTGCTCGAAAGCATTGTCCGCTCGTGGGGGTATCGGCTGGGCAAACGGCGCATTCGCATCAATGCGATTTCTCAGAGTCCTACGCCGACCACGGCCGGTTCAGGCATTGCAGGCTTTGATGCAATGTACGAGTTTGCCCAGCGTGTGGCGCCACTGGGCAACGCTGATGCCAGAAGCTGTGCCGACTATACGGTTACGCTGCTGAGTGATCTGACGCGCATGGTGACCATGCAGACGCTTTATCACGACGGCGGCTTCAGCAGCATGGGGATCTCTGACGAACTGATCGAGACGTTGGCAGAACCGCTGGGTGTAGCAGCATCGAAAGAAAGGCAGGCGTGA
- a CDS encoding YaaA family protein codes for MPEFAILLPPAEGKKSGGNPLAPDMFDYRASNTFNYFNELNPERRRLIDAVQQVIQAGEDLEKIFGVKGPALEEAIQVNLAIYKAPRMAALDRYSPGVMYQALDFQGLPTGAQRRFLENTIIFSGMFGLLRPDDLIPNYRLRMDAVLPGIGKVAHYWRPYISPILNELLKDRFVWNLLPVAHQEAWDDAHTYRQMVEIKFFQEEGGTRRPVSHGVKPLRGRLVNFIVREGLEDLEGLKAWRDAEGFVLDEAASQFDESTRRAVLVMVKRS; via the coding sequence ATGCCTGAGTTTGCCATTCTGCTACCACCGGCCGAAGGCAAAAAGTCCGGCGGGAATCCGCTGGCGCCTGATATGTTCGACTATCGCGCCTCGAATACCTTTAACTACTTTAACGAACTCAATCCAGAGCGGCGGCGGCTGATCGATGCAGTGCAGCAGGTTATTCAGGCCGGCGAAGATCTGGAAAAAATTTTTGGGGTCAAAGGCCCGGCGCTGGAGGAGGCCATTCAGGTCAACCTGGCGATCTACAAGGCGCCTCGTATGGCCGCGCTTGATCGCTATAGCCCGGGGGTGATGTACCAGGCGCTGGACTTTCAGGGACTGCCGACAGGTGCGCAACGTCGCTTTCTGGAAAACACGATTATCTTCTCGGGTATGTTCGGGCTACTGCGGCCCGATGACCTGATTCCGAACTACCGCCTGCGCATGGACGCAGTACTGCCCGGTATTGGCAAAGTGGCGCATTACTGGCGGCCTTACATCAGTCCCATTCTCAACGAATTGCTGAAGGACCGATTTGTATGGAATCTGCTACCAGTTGCCCATCAGGAAGCCTGGGACGATGCACATACCTACCGGCAGATGGTGGAGATCAAATTCTTTCAGGAAGAAGGCGGTACGCGGCGACCGGTATCACATGGGGTCAAGCCCTTGCGGGGGCGACTGGTTAATTTTATCGTGCGTGAAGGCCTTGAAGACCTTGAAGGGTTGAAGGCTTGGCGGGATGCAGAAGGGTTTGTGTTGGACGAAGCGGCCAGTCAGTTCGACGAATCGACGCGCCGGGCTGTGCTGGTCATGGTCAAGCGGAGCTGA
- a CDS encoding M1 family metallopeptidase encodes MRAHDSLVNPGGWKRWLVVLFLVGCQAPPYPVYLPPVGVDVRHYEVALQLDPETRRLVGKVTMEVRRTQSAAELPLCFGMLVVDSAKVDGRAVAPVRRGRRLIVPLNGALQTQVTLWYRGTPSEGLYTATYKGQQVVFTDSWPYRGCAWLPAVHHPSDPATLALALTVPAGYQAVGSGRLVRVDTLADGVRFRWQLDATAPTYSFAFAVARFVQVDTVAEHVLPVRYYLLPSDQHQIYHLRRTLTALHWLSRWLGPYPYRSYAVVQVPIDYAGMENASAPFVRADLFEGGNVEGVQVHELVHQWFGNRVTIAGWRDLWLSEGIATYLTTLFYEAYDGFEVARQQWVDMARLTSDALQLHGALVPGRYVDPEVHLTWVPYRKGAAVLHLLRLKLGDATFRRALQTVYHRFAGKPLSTEGFRAVLEEVSGQDLKALFDYWVYGKRLPELRVRWEAAQHRLTWKVAGDEGTLQGLPFQLAVQQGAQVRYVDARAAALHLPEATDQPVVHPVGILMKVVYL; translated from the coding sequence ATGCGTGCACATGACAGCCTGGTAAACCCGGGTGGTTGGAAGCGATGGCTGGTGGTGCTATTTCTGGTGGGATGTCAGGCACCGCCCTATCCGGTTTATCTGCCTCCGGTGGGAGTTGATGTGCGGCATTATGAGGTGGCGCTACAGCTCGATCCGGAGACGCGTCGTCTGGTGGGAAAGGTGACAATGGAAGTGCGTCGCACGCAGTCAGCGGCCGAATTGCCCCTGTGTTTTGGTATGCTGGTGGTCGATTCGGCCAAGGTGGATGGGCGTGCAGTGGCACCTGTGCGTCGAGGTCGTCGGTTGATTGTCCCCCTGAACGGGGCGTTGCAGACGCAGGTGACGCTCTGGTACCGGGGCACTCCTTCCGAAGGCTTGTACACAGCCACCTATAAGGGGCAGCAGGTTGTATTTACCGATTCCTGGCCTTATCGGGGATGTGCCTGGCTGCCAGCCGTGCACCATCCCTCAGATCCGGCCACGCTGGCTCTGGCACTCACCGTACCAGCAGGTTATCAGGCAGTCGGTAGCGGCCGTCTGGTACGTGTCGACACGCTTGCCGACGGCGTACGTTTCCGCTGGCAGCTTGACGCTACGGCCCCTACCTACAGTTTCGCATTTGCCGTGGCCCGTTTTGTGCAGGTGGATACCGTGGCCGAACATGTCCTACCGGTACGCTATTACCTGCTGCCATCCGATCAGCATCAGATCTATCACCTGCGCCGCACGCTTACCGCCCTGCACTGGCTGAGTCGCTGGTTGGGGCCCTATCCGTATCGCAGTTATGCGGTCGTGCAGGTCCCGATCGACTATGCCGGCATGGAAAATGCATCGGCTCCTTTCGTGCGCGCTGATCTATTTGAAGGGGGCAACGTGGAGGGGGTACAGGTACACGAGCTGGTGCATCAGTGGTTTGGGAACCGGGTCACGATAGCCGGGTGGCGCGACCTGTGGCTATCGGAAGGGATAGCGACCTACCTGACCACGCTGTTCTACGAAGCCTACGACGGCTTTGAGGTAGCGCGTCAGCAATGGGTCGATATGGCCCGTCTGACGTCCGATGCCCTTCAGCTACATGGTGCGCTGGTGCCCGGTCGGTATGTGGACCCGGAGGTGCATTTGACCTGGGTCCCCTATCGAAAAGGGGCCGCCGTGTTGCACCTGCTCCGGCTAAAACTGGGCGATGCGACATTCCGGCGGGCGTTGCAGACCGTCTACCATCGCTTTGCCGGCAAGCCGCTTTCAACCGAGGGCTTCCGGGCCGTGCTTGAAGAGGTGAGCGGGCAGGACCTGAAAGCTTTGTTTGATTACTGGGTCTATGGAAAGCGGCTACCGGAGCTTCGAGTGCGCTGGGAGGCCGCACAGCATCGGCTCACGTGGAAGGTGGCAGGCGACGAGGGTACACTGCAGGGGCTGCCGTTTCAGCTGGCCGTCCAACAGGGTGCGCAAGTTCGATATGTTGACGCCCGCGCAGCTGCGCTGCACCTGCCCGAGGCGACAGACCAGCCGGTGGTACATCCAGTGGGGATTCTCATGAAGGTAGTTTACCTGTGA